The DNA sequence ACCCACAGCGACCCCTCTGCCCAGCGGTGAGTGCCCCCTGTGTGCCCCTCTGTGTCCATGTGTGCCCCCCCTGTGCACCCACAGCGACCCCTCTGCCCAGCGGTGAGTGCCCCCTGTGTGCCCCTCTGTGTCCATGTGtgccccccctgtgcccccctgtgcaCCCACAGCGACCCCTCTGCCCAGCGGTGAGTGCCCCCTGTGTGCCCCTCTGTGTCCATGTGTGCCCCCCCTGTGCACCCACAGCGACCCCTCTGCCCAGCGGTGAGTGCCCCCTGTGTGCCCCTCTGTGTCCATGTGTGCCCCCCCTGTGCACCCACAGCGACCCCTCTGCCCAGCGGTgagtgcccctgtgccccctgtgtgcCACCTGGGCTCCCCATGCCCCTCTCAGCTCCCTGTGTGTGACGGGCCTGTGCTGAGGGAGCAGCCTGATGTGTTTGGTGGGCACACCTGTGACCCCCCAGGCACACCTGGGCGGGTTCTGGCACACCTGAGCCCCCTTGGCACACCCGTGTCCCACCCCAGCACACCTGTGTACCCCCTGGCACACCTGTGTCCCACCCCAGCACACCTGTGTCCCCTGAcgccctgtgtgtgtgccaggccCGTGCTGATGGAGCAGCCGGACGTGGTGGTGGGCACACCTGGGCGGGTGCTGGCACACCTGGGCGGGCACAACCTGAGTGTGCGGCACtcgctggagctgctggtgctggacgAGGCCGACCTGCTGCTGTCCTTCGGCTTTGGGGATGACATCAAGGCCCTGCTGtggtgagggggcacagggggatgtGGAGGGCACCCAAagggcatggggggcactgctgggggtgtgggggtaCCCACAGGGCATGGGAGGCAGAatgggggcatggggggcagtATGGGAGTGtgggggcagggatgggggtgtgGTGGGCATGGACAGGGCatgtggggcaggatgggggatTGGGAGGCACGGAAAGGGCATgaggaggcagggatggggcacaaatttttggttttattttcttttcaattttattcttattttactttttaatttctattttttattgtattttttgtgttgtatttatttgacttttaatatttttgttttcatttcaactttattttttttctttttattttttactttatatttgctattttttcctttgtattttatttacaatttttgtttttattttacttttaatttcattttggttttcatctttactttgctttttattttctatacaTTGCACGGAAGGCACAGATGGGGTCATGAGGGGCAGGGGTGGGCATGTGGGGGGCACGGGCAGGACATGGGCGGCACggacagggcacagcagggcagagaagACTATGGGGGACATAGCCAGGGGCTTGGGGGGCACTGAGAGTgtggggggcactgctggggtgtTGGGCATAtagggggcactgctggggacatgggggccagggatggagcacagggggcactgctggggacatAGAGGGGGGCTCCTGTGGGGGTGGAGGGCAtgggggacacagccagggctgtggggagcagtggggctggggggtgaggggcacaggggcttGGGGTGGGCACTGTTGGGGTGGAGGATTTGGGAGGCACCACTTGGGGCTTGGGGGGCATTAGGGGTGGGGGACTTGGGGACACAGCTCAGGCACTTGGGGGACATTTAAAGCAGGAGGGCCTGGGGGCACAGTGGGTTTGGGGGCATTGCTgtggctggggggcacagcaggctgcagggggagGCAGGACATTGCCAGGCCTGGGGTCTGGGGGGCACTGACCCCCCTGCCCCCACAGCCACCTGCCCAAGATCTACCAGACCCTGCTGATGTCGGCCACGTTCAACCCCGAGCTGGaggcactgcaggagctggtgctgcacaACCCCGTGAGcaggggggcatggggggcacagggggcatgGAGGGcgctggggggtgtctggacGGAGTTTGGGGAGTCATTCTGGCTGTTTGAGGCTTTCTAAAGGGAGGTTTGGGAGGGCCAGACGAATATTTGAGGGATCTGAGGGAGTTTTGGGGTATCCAGAGGAAGGTTTGGGGTGTCCCAGGAGGGGTTTAGTGGGTCCaggggagggtttggggcaTCCGTGGGGAGGTTTGGGAGGGCCAGAGGAATACTTGGAGGTCTGAGGGAGCTTTGGGGGATCCgtggggaggtttggggaagTCCCAGGAGGAGGTTAGTGAGGTCAGAGGGTGGTTTGAGGAGTCCAGGGAGAGATCTGGGGGCTTTGAAGATTTGGGAAAATCCAGAGGGAGGTTTGAGGCAACTGGGGAGAGGTTTGGAGGGCTCCaatggggatttggggggggtCCAGTAAGGGGGTTGGGGCATCTGAGGGAAGGTCTGGGGGGTCTGGGTGGGAAGCTGTGGGATGTGAGGGAGATGAGAGTTCCAAGGATGGTTTGAGGAGTCCAAGAGGAAGTTTGGGGGATATGGGGGGAGCTTTGAAGTGGGCCCAGAGATAGAAAAATGCCAGGATTTTGGAATGCCACACCCCAGGAGCACATTCTGGGGATGCAGCGAGTCCAGTGCAGCCTGTGGGTGCCACAACCCGCCGTTATCCCTTTCCCCCccaggtgctggtgctgcccctggaGCCGCAGCTCCCCGGCCCGTGCCAGCTGCAGCAGTTCCAGGTGCGCTGTGGCACCGAGGAGGACAAATTCCTGGTGCTcgtggctctgctgcagctgcggctgctgcggggccgggccctGCTCTTCGTGGGCAGCCTGCCCAGGGCCTTCCGCCTCAAGCTCTTTCTCGAGCAGTTCggcatccctgcctgcaccctCAACTCCGAGCTGCCCGCGGCATCCCGGTattcctggggctgggagggctctcTGGACCAGCTGTGGTgacagggatgtccctggggTGACATGGGTGATAGGAGTGTCCCTGGGGGGTGGTGACTGGGGTGTCCATAAAGGGTCTCAGTTCGGGATCTCTCCCTGCACCCTCAACTCCGTGCTGCCTGCTGTGTCCTGGTATTCATGGGAGATGGAAGGGGACCTGGGTGGGGTGTCCTTGAGGTGGTGGGAAAGAGGTGAAGGGGATGATGGGTGTCCATGGATGTGTGGGTGTCCATGGAGGGGCTCAGTTTGGGATTCCCACCCACTCCTGGTATTCCCAAGGGAGTAATGGGGTGTCTGGATGGGGTGAGGTATCACTGGAGtggtgggaaaggggggaaggggaaggtgagTGTCCATGGATGTTTATGGTTGCCCATGAAGGGGCTCAGTTTGGGATTCCCATAATTCCCGAAGGGATGGGTGCGGGGCTGCCGGGATGGGGTGTCCCttgggtggggaggaggagggataaTGGGGTGCTCAGGGGTTCACTGAAAGGCTTGGGGGGTGATGGGGCACCTGGGGAGCACCTTGGGATGCCCTCTGTGGGCTGGGGGGGGTCtccctggggacaagggaggtGTCCTGGGTGAGTTTGGGATACTGGGGAAGATGCCAGGGAGGGTGAGGCCACCCCAGGAGTACCTGTGGTTGAAGGGTCATGGGGTGGTCCTTGGGGACAAGGAGGGTGTCCCAGGTGAGCTCTGTGGTGCCAGTGGGGCAGGTAAGGACACCCTGGGCATCCCAAGAGGGTGTGGGAAGTTGGAGGGTCACAGGGACAAGGGGAATGTCCCAGCTGAGTTTTGGGGTGCCAGGGGAAATGCCAGGGGGGATAGGGACACCCTGGGGGTCCTtgggagctggggggtcacAGGGTGGTCCCTGGGCACAAGGGGATGTCCTCTGGCTGCCAGGGAAATGTGGGGATCAAGGCACCCTGTGAGGCAGGATGGGAgtccctggctgtgtgtgtggggtcaCACAAAGGgaagtgggcacagcagggacactgagggtcccccctgtccccaggtgccacgTCATCTCCCAGTTCAACCGGGGCCTCTACGACTTCATCGTGTGCACCGACGAGGAGGGCCCACCGGAGCCCCCCCAGCGCCAGGCACAGAAAGGGGGGACCCCGGGGTGAGCAtagggggctgggggggctgggagCCACgagggtgggcatggggggcaccaggagctgggggggcactggggtgaGCAGGGGACATGAGGGGTGCAGCGTGTCTCCTTCTGGGGGGAGATCTGGGGAGTGTTCTCACCTTTACCCTTTGTCCTTGGGATTGTCATGCCTGGGgcctccctgtccccaccagggtcctgtccctgtgcccagcatgtCCCCTTTTctgaggggtctggggggtctccttgtcctgtccctgtcccgtctggggggctcagggggttCCTGTGACCTCGGTGTCATCGTGCCTGAGGTGTCCTCGTTCCCAGGGGATCCCCTTTCCCAGGCTCTCTGTGCCCATATCCCAGATACCTCCTTGCCCTGGATGTCACCCCGAGCCCCCCCAACTGTGCTGTCCCCCCAGGAAGGGCAAGGCCAAGGCCAAGGGGAAGGAGCAGGCCAAGGCCAAGGGGAAGGAGCAGGCCAGGGCCAAGGACCCCGAGTACGGCGTCGCGCGGGGCATCGACTTCCAGAACGTCTCTGCCGTCATCAACTTCGATGTGCCCCCCACGGTCGAGTCCTACATCCACCGCGTGGGCAGGTCcgtgggggcactgggggacacCTGGGGGTGCCAGGCTGGCCGTGGTCCCACCCCATGtcctcccctgtgcccctcagaACAGCCCGTGGGGACAACCCTGGCACCGCACTGACCCTGGCAATGCCTGAGGAGCACGAGGGGCTCACCCGCATCGAGGACGCGCTGGcaggaggtttggggggtccctgtgtcACCCTGGAGGgtggggggacagtgggggtgctggggtgaccctctgtgtccccccagagAATGGGCAGTCCATGCTCCAGCCTTACAAGTTCTGCATGGAGGAGATTGAGTCGCTGCGCTACCGCTGCCGGGTAcgggggacactggggggaccTGGGGATGCCAGGGCAGGCCTGGGGCCTCTGAGGGGGGCTTGGTGGCACCAAGGGGGTTTTGGTGGTGCCAGGAAGGTTCTGCTGCCACAGAGATGGTCTTGGTGATGCCAGTGAGGTCCTGGTGGTGCCTGAGAGGGGGTCTGGTGGCCCTGAGGAGTTCCTGGTGATGCCAGGGGGGTTTTGGTGACACCGGGGGAGTCCTGGTGGAGCTAGAGGGGTCCTGATGCCACTGGAAGGGTCCTGGGGGCACCAGGGGGGTCCTGACGGCACTGGGAAGGTCCTGGTGTCTCTGAGGGGTGGCAGTGTAgcagtgcccctgtgcccccatgcCCGCAGGATGCCATGCGCTCAGTGACCAAGCAGGCGGTGAAGGAGGCGCGGCTGCGCGAGGTCCGTGACGAGCTGCTCAACTCCGAGAAGCTAAAGGTGACcccggggggctcgggggggcttggggggactgagggagtccctgggcagtgccaacccccctgctgtccctgggcaggcctATTTCGAGGACAACCCGCGGGACCTGCACGTGCTGCGCCACGACAAGCCCCTGCACCCGGCCATCGTCAAACCACACCTGCGCAACGTGCCCGACTACCTGGGTATGGggcggggggcacggggggcgaGGACCACAGAGGGGGAatggggcacagagagggcagagagagggcaCCAAGGGGGGaatggggcacagaggggtcaCAGAGGGGGGcatggggcacagaggggggaacaggacacagagagggcacagaggggggaACAgaggggacacggaggggaATGGTGCACAGAGAGGGCACAAAGGGGCATATGGGGGGAATGGGGCACAAAGGGGGCTCAGAGGGGGGAatggggcacagagagggtagcagggcacagagcagggaatggggggcagcagggacacagtGGGGGGAAAAGGTACAACGAGGGAATGGAGGCACAACAGGAATGGGGGCACAGCGGGGGGAAAGGGGGCAGGGGAAATGGGCACAACAGGGACATgagggggaaagggacacaGCAGTGGTAAAGGGGCACAATGAGTGGAACGGGGGCACAACAGGGGGCCCAGAGTACCTGGGTATGGGTTTGTGGGGAAATGGGGCACGGTGGGGTGTCCAGAGTACCTGAGTATGGAAACAGGGAAGTGAGGGAGAGTGGGGGGTAAAGAGGGCAAAACTGGGCAAAACTGGGCACAAGAGGGGAAATGAGGGGAAAACTGGGGCAGAAtgggggggctgaggggcaAATGGGCACAAATGGGGcagaatgggaatggggaggagagaggcaaAAATGGGGCAGAATGGGAGATTTGGGGGAGAAAATGGGGTGATTGACCAGGAAATGGGCAAAAATGGGGCATAAAGGCTGAAACTGGGGGGAagacagggcacagcagggggcactgaggggaaACGGGAGGGATATGGGGCAAAATGGGGTATTGGGGGAAAACAGGTAAAACCAGGGCACAGTGGGGAAAAATGGGTGGGAAATGGGCAAAAATGGGGCAGAACAGAGAGATTGGGGGGAAAGGGGGCAGAATGGGGGGAATGGGCACAAATGGGGCAGAACGGGGATTGGAGAGGAAAGGGGCAGAATGGGGGGGAAATGGGCAAAAATGGGGGATGGGGGGAAACGGTGAAAGGGGGTGGACGGGGGCAAATCAGGGGCCAGGACTaacccccagtgccccccagtgccccccagcctcCGGGGCATCGTCAGACCTGGCCCCAGGAAGAGGAAGGGCCCCCAAGTGCCCCGAGGCCCTGGCCCCCGCCGGGGGGGCAAAGCTGTGAGTGACCCCTGAGACTCCAAACCCTCCCTGAGCCCCAATCCCCCCCTTgctcccccaaatccccctcacccccaaatcccccccacCCTCAAATGCCCTCTTTGCTCCCCCTAATCCCCCCTCCCTCAAATTCCCCCCTTGGTCCCCCAAATACCTCCCAGAGCCCCTAAGTCTCCCCTGCTCCCCCAAACCACCCCTTGAATCCCAAAATGCCTCTGCACCCTCAAATCCCTGAGACACACTCCCaacacccccaaatccaccccagttcccccaaattccccccagCACCTCCAACTCCCCTGAAACACCCCCAGATCCCACCTAAACCCGTCCTGCACCTCTGaattccctctgcttcccaaatTTGCCCTTGCCACCCCAAAATCCCTCTTGCACCCCAGATCTCCCTGTGAACCCTGAAATCTCCCCCAACACCCCCAAATCACCCTTAAATCTCCTCCTgcaccccaaatccccccatGCCCTTCCATCGGGTCCCATCCTGCTCTTCTTTTCCAGCCCCACAGAACTGggaaccccctgcagagcttCAAGTACTCCCGGCGTGGTGCCAAAGGccgggctgtgcccaccccctgATGCCCTCCCCATGCCCCGTGCCCCctgtgggtctgggggctgTGCCGTGCCCCCCATGGGTCTGGGGACTGTGCTGTGCCCAATAAAGCTGCTGGGGGTGGCTCTTGGGGTGTCGTGTGTGGGTGCGGTGCCCGCCCTGCGTGACGGGGACGTGACAAGGACGTGGCTGGTGACGCACGTGTGGGACCTGGGCAAAGGTGCCAGGGCGGGACCACCCCCCTTATCACTGCCCAGGGCCATAAATTAGGGGGCAGGGATGCCCCAGGGGTATGGCACTGATGGGTTTGGGGGGCTCAGAACCCCTCGGGCACCctgaggagatgctgggatggcCCAGCAtgggctggcactgagctgggatggcccagccctgcctggtgaCGTCAGGGCTGAGCGTTGCCTCTGTCAGTGCCCGCCCAGACACTTATCAGGGCCCCAGACACTTATCGGGGTTCCAGGGGCTTATCGGGGTCCAAGGCTGTCCTGCAGCCTTGAACCCACCTGGcactggggcacagggcacaagaTGGCACCCACGTGTCCCCCGGCGTGGCACTGGGATGacacccacccacccaaccACAGGGATGGCACCCAACCTTCCTGCCacaggatggcactgggatgtcACCCACCTGCCCTCGGGGGTGGCATCGGCACTGGCAGGTCCGTGCCCGTGGGATGGAGGGTACAGGCGTCTACCCCTGACTTCACTGCCAAACACCCAGGGGTGACCCCACACTGGCGTCCCCCCTTCACCCCTCCGTGTCCCCGCAGGGCTTCCCAGCCTCCAGGGaacccctgctctgtgcccaacCCCTCCCTGGTTGTGCCCAAACCCCCGCTCTGTGCCCGAATCGCCGCTCAGTGCCCGGGTCGGGTCTCCCGgcagcgccggccccgccccgtcGCCGATCGATCGATAGCCGGTTAATGATCCCCCGGGTTAATGATCGCGGGATTTACAGCCTCGCCGGGGCTGATTGGCCTCGTGGCCATCAGGCCAGCAGGGCCCGGCCGAGGCTGTGCCCGCCCCGGGGGTGCCACCCCGTATAAAGCCGGGGCTGGGCGGTGGCGGGGACACCCTGAGCCACCATGGCGGGGTCCCTGGCGCTGCCCGGTGCGGTCCTGGCAGCGCTGCTGGCACTGGTAggagctggggtggcactggggggactgCGGGATGAGAGGTGAGGGTGGGCTTGGGGTGTCGGGGGTGGGTGAGCGGGGGGACACTGGAGTGGTGCCTATTGAGTGGCATTCGGGGGGGCTCAGGGTGGCAGAGCTAGAGGTACCCCAGTGTAGTGCCCATTGGATGACATTCATGgggctgagggtggcagagcctgggaaCCCCACTGGGTGACATTTAGAAGGGATgagagtggcagagctggggggacaCTGGTGTGGCACCTACTGGGTGCCCTTTGGggatggcagagccagggagtcCCATTATAGTACCCACTGGGTGACATTTAGAGGAGCTGGGGGTGACAGGGTGGGGGGACATGGATGTGGTGCCATTTGGGTACTGATTTGAGGGCCTGGGGGTGGTAGAGAGGGGGGACACTCCTGTGGTGCCCGTTGGGTGGTGTTTGGAGGGACTGAGGGTGACACTGGGGGGACATCACCTTGGTGCCCTTTGGGTGCCATTTGGAGAGGCTGGAGGTGACAGGGTAGGAGGACACTGGTGTAGtaccccctgcagtgcccaccagGTGCCCTTTGGGTGCTGTTTGAAGGGGGggtggtggcagagcagggggacACACCGGTGTAATACCCTTTGGGTGCCATTTGGAGGTgctgggggtggcagagccagggggaCCCCAGTGCGGTGCCCATCGGGTGCCATTCGGGGgggctgagggtggcagagtGGGGGGGACACTCCTGCATTGCCCACTGGGTGGTATTTGGGTACCATTTTGGCTCTCACAGCACCATCCCCCAAAGCTCTGCCCACCTCCCCTCGCTCCCCCCAGGCCTCC is a window from the Pithys albifrons albifrons isolate INPA30051 chromosome 29, PitAlb_v1, whole genome shotgun sequence genome containing:
- the DDX56 gene encoding probable ATP-dependent RNA helicase DDX56 isoform X1, which encodes MAADGAGTGFEHMGLDGRLLRAVAELGWAAPTAIQAQAIPLALEGRDLLARARTGSGKTGAYGLPVLHKLLCLKEASPALPQAVRALVLVPSAELGRQVGHTLRQLSAFCARRLRVVDLCTHSDPSAQRPVLMEQPDVVVGTPGRVLAHLGGHNLSVRHSLELLVLDEADLLLSFGFGDDIKALLCHLPKIYQTLLMSATFNPELEALQELVLHNPVLVLPLEPQLPGPCQLQQFQVRCGTEEDKFLVLVALLQLRLLRGRALLFVGSLPRAFRLKLFLEQFGIPACTLNSELPAASRCHVISQFNRGLYDFIVCTDEEGPPEPPQRQAQKGGTPGKGKAKAKGKEQAKAKGKEQARAKDPEYGVARGIDFQNVSAVINFDVPPTVESYIHRVGRTARGDNPGTALTLAMPEEHEGLTRIEDALAGENGQSMLQPYKFCMEEIESLRYRCRDAMRSVTKQAVKEARLREVRDELLNSEKLKAYFEDNPRDLHVLRHDKPLHPAIVKPHLRNVPDYLVPPSLRGIVRPGPRKRKGPQVPRGPGPRRGGKAPHRTGNPLQSFKYSRRGAKGRAVPTP
- the DDX56 gene encoding probable ATP-dependent RNA helicase DDX56 isoform X2 — encoded protein: MAADGAGTGFEHMGLDGRLLRASPALPQAVRALVLVPSAELGRQVGHTLRQLSAFCARRLRVVDLCTHSDPSAQRPVLMEQPDVVVGTPGRVLAHLGGHNLSVRHSLELLVLDEADLLLSFGFGDDIKALLCHLPKIYQTLLMSATFNPELEALQELVLHNPVLVLPLEPQLPGPCQLQQFQVRCGTEEDKFLVLVALLQLRLLRGRALLFVGSLPRAFRLKLFLEQFGIPACTLNSELPAASRCHVISQFNRGLYDFIVCTDEEGPPEPPQRQAQKGGTPGKGKAKAKGKEQAKAKGKEQARAKDPEYGVARGIDFQNVSAVINFDVPPTVESYIHRVGRTARGDNPGTALTLAMPEEHEGLTRIEDALAGENGQSMLQPYKFCMEEIESLRYRCRDAMRSVTKQAVKEARLREVRDELLNSEKLKAYFEDNPRDLHVLRHDKPLHPAIVKPHLRNVPDYLVPPSLRGIVRPGPRKRKGPQVPRGPGPRRGGKAPHRTGNPLQSFKYSRRGAKGRAVPTP